Below is a window of Variovorax sp. TBS-050B DNA.
GCTGATGAAGAAGCCCGTGGGCGGCAGCGCCTCCAGGTTGTGCAGCTTCTCGATGTGGCAGTAGCCGATGTCGCGGCCGGCCTTGTGGCCTTCCCAGATCAGCGAGGCGTCCTGCGTCTCGCCGTACTTCTTCGCGGTGTGGACGAAGGGCGCGTCCCAGCTCCAGGCGTCGGTGCCCGTGAGGCGCACGCCGCGCTCCAGCAGGTACATCGTCGCTTCGTAGCCCATGCCCGCGCCGGCCGAGACGTAGTCGGCATGCCCGTAGCGCGCGCCCGCGCGCGTGTTCACCACCACGATCTCCAGCGGGCTCAGCGTGTGGCCGATGCGCTTCAGCTCGGCCTCGACGTCGGCCGCGGTCACCACGTAGCCGTCGGCGAAGTGCCGGAAGTCGAGCTTCACCCCGGGCTGGAAGCACCATTCGAGCGGCACGTCGTGGATCGCGATCGCCGGCTTCTTCTCGCCCAGCGCCTTGTCCATCGTCGAATGGAAGTGGTAGGGCGCATCGAGGTGCGTGCCGTTGTGCGTGGACAGCTGCACCAGCTCCACCGCCCAGCCTTCGCCGTCGGGCAGGTCTTCCTTCTTCAGGCCCGGAAAAAAGGGCTCGATCTGCTCGTAGGTCTGTTCATGCGTGAAGTACTGGATCTTCGGCGCGAAGGCGGGCGGATCGGAGAGCACGTCGTTCTCCAGAAAGATCGAAAGGTCGACGAATTTGCGTGGCATGAGGGGCTCCTTGTCAGGTCGAGTGAATACGGGGGCAGAACGCAGAGGGCGCGAAGGTTTCGCAGAAGGCGCAAAAAATTCAACTCAAAAATTTGGTTTTTCTTCTGCGTCCTCTGCGAAACCTTTGCGACTTCTGCGTTCGGAAGTCCGCTTTCAGGGCCGTTGCCATCGCAGCAGCCTGTGTTCCGCAAAAGCCAGCAAGGCATTGCTCAGGAAGCCGATCAGCCCCAGCAGCACGATCCCCGCGAAGAGGTCGCTCGCCCGAAAGGCCCGCGCCGCGAGCAGGATGGCCTGGCCCAGGCCGCTCTGCGAGGCGATCATCTCGCCGACCACCGCGACGATGAGCGCGATGGTCAGCGCGAGCCGCATGCCGGCGAGGATGTCGGGCAGGGCATTGGGCAGGCCCATCTTCCAGACGAAGGCGGCGCGCGACATCTGCAGGCAGCGCGCGACTTCCGCGAGCCGCGGCTCCACGGCCGCGAAGCCGTGCACGGTTGCCAGCAGCACCGGCCACATCGCGCCGAAGGCCACCACGAACAGCACCATGCCCGGGTTGAGGCCGAACACCGAGATCGCGAGCGGCAGCAGTGCCGACGCGGGCAGCGGCCGCACGAATTCGAGCGTCGGCTGCACCCAGGCGCGCACCGCGGGCGACACGCCGATCGCCGCGCCCAGCAGCACGCCGAAGAGCGAGGCGAGCAGCCAGCCCTGCACCATGCGCCCGACGGTGGCCTGCGTGAAGCCGAGCAGTTCGCCCTGGTCCGAGCCGCCGGCCAGGCCGAGCCCTTCGCGCAGGCTCGCGAGCGTGGCCTCGGGCGTGGGCAGGAACACCCGGCTCACCCAGCCCGCATGGCTCGCGGCCCACCACAGCGCGACCAGCGCGCCGAAGACGGCGAGCGAACCGAGCCAGTCCCCCGCGGTGCGGCGCGTCATGGCAGCACCCCCATGCGCCGCGCGACCGCGCGCTGCAGCCCCAACATGCCCGCGTTGACCGCAAAGCCCACCACGCCGATCCAGCCCAGCCAGGCGAGCATCAGCGCCGGGTCGAAGCTCTGCTGCGCGATCATCATCGCGTAGCCCATGCCGTGCGGATTGGCCGCGATCTCCACCGTCACGGCCACCACCAGCGCCACCGCCACGCCGAGCCGCAGCGCCACGAAGAGCCGCGGCACGATCGCCGGCAGCACGATCTTGAAGGCGCGGTCGCGCGCCGAGAGCTGCAGCACGCGGCTCAGTTCGAGCAGCCGCGGCTCCACCTGCTGCACCGCCGACTGCACCAGCACCAGCAGCGGCCAGAAGGTGGCGAAGGCGACGATCGCGACCTCCATGCGCACGCCGAAGCCGAAGGCCAGCATCGCGAGTGGAATCAGCGCCACCGAGGGCACCGGGCGCAGCACCTCGATCGACAGCGCGCCGAGCTGCGCCGCGCGCCGCGAGAGCCCGAGCGCGATGCCCAGCGCCATGCCGAGCACCGCGCCGATCAGCAGCCCCAGCGCCGCCGTGCCGAGCGTGAATCCCGTGGCCTGCCACAGCGACCCGTCGAGCGCCGCGCCCGCGAAAGCCTTCGCCGCCGCGCTCGGCGGCGCCAGCGCATCGCTGCCGAGCGCCGCGGCACGGCGCGCGTAGCACTCGAAGAGCGCAATCAGGACAAGCGGCAGGACCAGCGGACGGACCACGCGCGAAACACCGCGGAATCGGCTTGGCCGGGCCGCCGGTGTTGCCCCCGGCGAGGGGGTTGGCGGAGCGACACGCAGTGCGCGAAGCCTGGGGGAGCGCCTAATCATGGCTCTGCTCGATGAAGGCAAAGAGTTCTCGCCGCAGCCGCAGATACTCCGGATGCTCCTTGGTCGTGAGCTGGTCGCGCGGACGCGGGATCTTCACCTCGATCATGCGCGCCAGGCTCGGTCGCCCGGGCCCCGGATTCGCCTGCAGCGCAATCACGCGGTCGCCGAGGTAGATCGCTTCCTCCAGGTCGTGCGTGACGAACAGCACCGTGAGCCCGTCGTCGCGCACCAGCCGCGCGAGCTCGTCCTGCAGGCTCTGGCGCGTGAGCGCATCCAGCGCGCCGAAGGGCTCGTCCATCATCATCAGCTCGGGCTTCTGCGCCAGGCAGCGGGCGATCTGCGCGCGCTGCTGCATGCCGCCCGACAGCTGCACCGGAAACTTCTGCGCATGCTTCGCGAGCCCGACCTTGGCGAGCACCTCGGCGATGCGCGGCGCGCGCGCGGCCGCGAGCACGCCGGCCGCTTCGAGCGCGAGGCTCACGTTGCCTTCGACCGTGCGCCAGGGCAGCAGCGCGCGGCCGTAGTCCTGGAACACGAAAGCCACCTCGCGCGACGGCGCCTTCATCGGCATGCCGTTGCGCCGCACCTCGCCGGCGCCCGGCGCCACCAGCCCGCTCGCCGCGCGCAGCAGCGTGGTCTTGCCGCAGCCGCTCGGGCCCACGATGCAGACGAACTCGCCGCGCGCCACGTCGAAGGACGTCGGCGAGAGGATCTCGCGCCCGCCGAGCCGGATCGCGACCTCGTCGAAGCGCAGGAAATCGGCGGCGACGCTCACGGCGCGATCAGCTTCGCGACGTCGACGCGCGTCTTGAGCATGTCCTGCTCCGTCATCAGTCCCACCCAGTAGCCGAGCTGCTTCTCGCTCACCGCGGGGCCGGGCGGCGAGATCTGGATCTTCGCGAGCACCTCGGGCGGCAGCTTGATGTACTTGCCGATCGCGGCGCGCACCTTCGCGTCGTTCTTCGGCTGCTGCATGAAGGCCGCGGCCTCGACCAGCGACTCGCGGAACGCGCGCGCCGCGGCCGGGTTCTTCTGCACCCACTCGCGCTTGGCCGCGTGCACGATGGTCTGGTTGTTCTCGGGCAGGAAGGTCGAGTAGTACGAGGCCACGTAGCCCGCGCCGCTCTCGGTGATGCGGCTCATGAACGGGTCGGCCGACACCACCGCATCGACCGAGCCGCCGCGCAGCAGATCGGCATGCTGCGGGAACGCGGCCTCGACGAAGTTGACCTTGCGGTAGTCCACGCCGCTGTCCTTGAGCCAGGCGCGGAAGGTCACGTGCAGGAAGGCGCCCAGGCCCGGCACGCCGATCTTCTTGCCCACGCAGTCCTGCGCGTTCTTGATGCCCGAGCCCGCGCGCGCCACCAGGCCGAAGCCGGTGATGGTCTTCGAGGTGAGCCCGCCGCCGGCCACCAGCACCAGGTCGAGCCCGCCGTCCACCGCCTGCAGGAACACCGAGGGCGTGGGCCCGCCGATCTGCAGCGAATCGGACTGCAGCGCCGCGGGAATGGTCGAGTTGAGCGGAATGAACTTGAGCTCCACCTCCAGGCTGCGCTTCTTGAAATAGCCCTCCTCGGCCGCCACGAAGACCGAGGCAAAGTCCGAGACGGCCGTGTAGCCGAACACGATCTTCGGATGCGGCGCCTGCGCGCGCGCGGGCAGTGCGGCGGCAGCAGCCGATGCGGCGGCCAGCGCCGACAGCAGGGTGCGTCGTTTCATCATGTCTTCTGTCTCCTGGAGGTGGTTTTCTTCTGCGGGGTCCGGGGCTTCGGCAGCGCCGCGCGCAGCCCGCCCACGATGAAGTTCACGAGCATCGGCGCCACGGCCGGGTCGCTGCGCCGGTTCTCGCCGCGCGAGAGCCTTTCGATGCGGCTGTCGTTCAGGTGGTGCAGCAGCGCGCCGAGCGCGAACTGGTAGCCCCAGGCGGCCTGGCCGCGCGTGGCATGCGGCAGCGCGATGTGCAGCGCGTCGATGTAGGCCTCGGCGAGCGGATCGAAGTAGCCGCGCAGCACGCGGTCGGCCTCTTCCGTCGCGTGGTAGAGCTCGCGCGCCACCAGGAGCGCGTAGTACTCGCCCTCGGCGCTCGCGCGCAGCGCCAGCACCGGCGCGGTGAAGGCCTCGATGATGCGCGGCAGGGTGCGCGCATCGTCCGGATCGTTGTCGACCGCCGCAAGGCCCGCGAGCCGCTCCTCGATGCTGTGGCTCCAGTGTTCGAAGATCGCATGGAAGAGCTCGTGCTTGGGCCCGAAGTAGTAGCCCACGAGCGCGAGCGGCACGCCGGCCTCCTCGGCGATCTGGCGGATCGTGACCGCGTGGTAGCCGTGCTGCGCGAAGAGCTTCTCGGCCGCCAGCAGGATCGCCTGCCGCCGGTCGGGCCGGACCGCTTCGGTGGTGCTGGCGGCGGCGGGTGCCGTGCGGCGGCTGCTGCGCCGGCTCGCGGGAACACTGGCATTCATGCGCCGCATTGAACGCTTGTACAAAACCATTGAACACACGTACAAACCCTGAGCCGATCCCGATTGAGTGCGAGCGGGGGCGGCATTACGCTCGCGTCATGCCCGCCCCCAACATTCCCCAGATCCGCCTCTACCAGGACTGGCTGCGCGACAACCGCGGCCTGTCGTTCGACAGCTACGACGCGCTCTGGCGCTGGTCCGTCACCGAGCTCGATGCGTTCTGGCAGAGCATCTGGGACTACATGGGCATGCGCTCGCCCACGCCGCACACCGCGGTGCTGGCCGAGGCGCGCATGCCGGGCGCGAAGTGGTTCCCGGGCGCGCAGGTCAACTACGTGCGCGAGGTGCTGCGCCATGCCGAGGCCGCGCATGCGGCGGGCATGCCGGCGATCGTGAGCGACGACGAGCTCGGCCGGGTGCGCGAGATGTCGTGGCCCGAGCTGCGCCGCCAGGTCGCTTCGGTGGCGCTCGAGCTGCGGGCGCTCGGCGTGCAGCGCGGCGACCGCGTGGCCGCCTACATGCCCAACGTGCCCGAGACCATGGTGGCCTTCCTCGCCTGTTCCAGCATCGGCGCGGTGTGGAGCGTGTGCGCGCCCGACATGGGCACGGCCGCGGTGGTCGACCGCTTCCGCCAGATCGAGCCGAAGCTGCTGATCGCCGCGGACGGCGTGCACTACGGCGGCAAGCCGATCGACCGCAGCGCGGTGGTGCAGGGGCTGCGCGATGCGCTGCCGAGCGTGCAGAAGCTGCTGCTGCTGCGCACGCCGCATGCGGCGCGCAGGCTCGATGCCGAGGCCGACTGGCTCGGGGCCATCGCGCGCGACGACGCCGCGGTCGCGGCCTTCGAACCCGAATGGCTGCCCTTCGACCATCCGATCTGGATCGTCTATTCGAGCGGCACCACCGGCCTGCCCAAGCCCATCGTGCACGGGCAGGGCGGCATCATCCTCACGATGTACGCCTGCGGGCTGCACAACGACGTCGGCGCGAGCTACGGCGCCAACAACTTCGGCGAGCGCTTCCACTGGTACAGCTCCACCGGCTGGGTCATGTGGAACTGCCAGATGGCGGGCCTGGCCTTCGGCGCGACCATCGTCATCTACGACGGCCATCCCGCGGGCAGCAAGGAGAAGCCCGACTGGGCCGTGCTCTGGCGCTTCGCCGCGAAGCACCGCATCACCTTCTTCGGCGCGGGCGCGGCCTACTTCACCAACTGCATGAAGGCCGGCGTGGTGGCTGCCGACTGCGGCGATCTCTCGCGCGTGCGCGCGCTCGGCAGCACCGGCTCGCCGCTCTCGGAGGAGGTGCAGCGCTGGGGCTCGCAGCAGATCCTCGATGCGGGCGCGCCGGAGGTCTGGTGGTGCAACATCTCGGGCGGCACCGACTTCTGCGGCGCCTTCATCGGCGGCAACCGCGAGCTGCCCGAAGTGCCCGGCCAGATGCAGTGCCGCGAACTCGGCCACGCGGTCGAAGCCTGGAACGAGGCGGGCGAGTCCGTCATCGGCGAGGTCGGCGAGCTGGTCTGCACGCAGCCCATTCCCTCGATGCCGCTCTGCTTCTGGGGCGACGAAGGCAACGCACGCTACCTGTCGAGCTACTTCGATACCTATCCCGGCGTGTGGCGCCACGGCGACTGGATCCGGATCGGCGCGGATGGCGGCTGCGTCATCTACGGCCGCAGCGACGCCACCATCAACCGCCAGGGCCTGCGCATGGGCACGAGCGAGATCTACAGCGCCGTCGAGGCGCTGCCCGAAGTGCTCGATGCGATGGTGGTCGACCTCGAATACCTCGGCCGCGAGAGCTACATGCCGCTCTTCGTCGTGCTGCGCCCCGGCGTGACGCTCGACGCCGCGATGCGCGCGAAGATCGACGGCGCGATCAAGACCTCGCTCTCGCCGCGCTTCTTGCCCAACGACGTGTTCCAGGTCGCCGAGATACCGCGCACGCTTTCGGGCAAGAAGCAGGAGCTGCCGATCAAGAAGCTGCTGCTCGGCCAGCCGGTCGAGAAGGTGGTGAACCGCGAGGCCATGGCCAACCCGGCTTCGCTCGACTGGTTCGTGGCCTTCGCGGCGCAGCGCGCGTCCGCCTGAGGCCGCGGCGCCGCGTGCGCGCTGCTAGCGCGCGTCGTGGAAGATGATGCCGAGGGTGTGCCGCTGCCCCGAGCGCACGCGGCTCACGCCGTGGCGCATCGTGACGCGGTAGCTGCCGCGCGTGCCCGCCACCGGCCGCTGGTTGACCGCGAACACCACCGCCTCGCCCTGCGCGAGCGCCACCACCTCGGCGCGCGACTGCATGCGCGGGCGCTGCTCGGT
It encodes the following:
- a CDS encoding cyclase family protein, giving the protein MPRKFVDLSIFLENDVLSDPPAFAPKIQYFTHEQTYEQIEPFFPGLKKEDLPDGEGWAVELVQLSTHNGTHLDAPYHFHSTMDKALGEKKPAIAIHDVPLEWCFQPGVKLDFRHFADGYVVTAADVEAELKRIGHTLSPLEIVVVNTRAGARYGHADYVSAGAGMGYEATMYLLERGVRLTGTDAWSWDAPFVHTAKKYGETQDASLIWEGHKAGRDIGYCHIEKLHNLEALPPTGFFISCFPHKIRGASAGWTRAVAIFDDALMASR
- a CDS encoding ABC transporter permease, with amino-acid sequence MTRRTAGDWLGSLAVFGALVALWWAASHAGWVSRVFLPTPEATLASLREGLGLAGGSDQGELLGFTQATVGRMVQGWLLASLFGVLLGAAIGVSPAVRAWVQPTLEFVRPLPASALLPLAISVFGLNPGMVLFVVAFGAMWPVLLATVHGFAAVEPRLAEVARCLQMSRAAFVWKMGLPNALPDILAGMRLALTIALIVAVVGEMIASQSGLGQAILLAARAFRASDLFAGIVLLGLIGFLSNALLAFAEHRLLRWQRP
- a CDS encoding ABC transporter permease subunit → MIRRSPRLRALRVAPPTPSPGATPAARPSRFRGVSRVVRPLVLPLVLIALFECYARRAAALGSDALAPPSAAAKAFAGAALDGSLWQATGFTLGTAALGLLIGAVLGMALGIALGLSRRAAQLGALSIEVLRPVPSVALIPLAMLAFGFGVRMEVAIVAFATFWPLLVLVQSAVQQVEPRLLELSRVLQLSARDRAFKIVLPAIVPRLFVALRLGVAVALVVAVTVEIAANPHGMGYAMMIAQQSFDPALMLAWLGWIGVVGFAVNAGMLGLQRAVARRMGVLP
- a CDS encoding ABC transporter ATP-binding protein is translated as MSVAADFLRFDEVAIRLGGREILSPTSFDVARGEFVCIVGPSGCGKTTLLRAASGLVAPGAGEVRRNGMPMKAPSREVAFVFQDYGRALLPWRTVEGNVSLALEAAGVLAAARAPRIAEVLAKVGLAKHAQKFPVQLSGGMQQRAQIARCLAQKPELMMMDEPFGALDALTRQSLQDELARLVRDDGLTVLFVTHDLEEAIYLGDRVIALQANPGPGRPSLARMIEVKIPRPRDQLTTKEHPEYLRLRRELFAFIEQSHD
- a CDS encoding ABC transporter substrate-binding protein translates to MMKRRTLLSALAAASAAAAALPARAQAPHPKIVFGYTAVSDFASVFVAAEEGYFKKRSLEVELKFIPLNSTIPAALQSDSLQIGGPTPSVFLQAVDGGLDLVLVAGGGLTSKTITGFGLVARAGSGIKNAQDCVGKKIGVPGLGAFLHVTFRAWLKDSGVDYRKVNFVEAAFPQHADLLRGGSVDAVVSADPFMSRITESGAGYVASYYSTFLPENNQTIVHAAKREWVQKNPAAARAFRESLVEAAAFMQQPKNDAKVRAAIGKYIKLPPEVLAKIQISPPGPAVSEKQLGYWVGLMTEQDMLKTRVDVAKLIAP
- a CDS encoding TetR/AcrR family transcriptional regulator translates to MNASVPASRRSSRRTAPAAASTTEAVRPDRRQAILLAAEKLFAQHGYHAVTIRQIAEEAGVPLALVGYYFGPKHELFHAIFEHWSHSIEERLAGLAAVDNDPDDARTLPRIIEAFTAPVLALRASAEGEYYALLVARELYHATEEADRVLRGYFDPLAEAYIDALHIALPHATRGQAAWGYQFALGALLHHLNDSRIERLSRGENRRSDPAVAPMLVNFIVGGLRAALPKPRTPQKKTTSRRQKT
- a CDS encoding acetoacetate--CoA ligase, with product MPAPNIPQIRLYQDWLRDNRGLSFDSYDALWRWSVTELDAFWQSIWDYMGMRSPTPHTAVLAEARMPGAKWFPGAQVNYVREVLRHAEAAHAAGMPAIVSDDELGRVREMSWPELRRQVASVALELRALGVQRGDRVAAYMPNVPETMVAFLACSSIGAVWSVCAPDMGTAAVVDRFRQIEPKLLIAADGVHYGGKPIDRSAVVQGLRDALPSVQKLLLLRTPHAARRLDAEADWLGAIARDDAAVAAFEPEWLPFDHPIWIVYSSGTTGLPKPIVHGQGGIILTMYACGLHNDVGASYGANNFGERFHWYSSTGWVMWNCQMAGLAFGATIVIYDGHPAGSKEKPDWAVLWRFAAKHRITFFGAGAAYFTNCMKAGVVAADCGDLSRVRALGSTGSPLSEEVQRWGSQQILDAGAPEVWWCNISGGTDFCGAFIGGNRELPEVPGQMQCRELGHAVEAWNEAGESVIGEVGELVCTQPIPSMPLCFWGDEGNARYLSSYFDTYPGVWRHGDWIRIGADGGCVIYGRSDATINRQGLRMGTSEIYSAVEALPEVLDAMVVDLEYLGRESYMPLFVVLRPGVTLDAAMRAKIDGAIKTSLSPRFLPNDVFQVAEIPRTLSGKKQELPIKKLLLGQPVEKVVNREAMANPASLDWFVAFAAQRASA